In Corylus avellana chromosome ca2, CavTom2PMs-1.0, the following proteins share a genomic window:
- the LOC132169028 gene encoding putative disease resistance protein RGA3 codes for MAEAVLFNTAAGMAKSLGSLALQEIALLWGAKDELVKLRNTVSTIQSVLLDAEEQQAKNHAVKDWLGKLKDAMYDADDLIDDFSVEVLRREVITRDKKAKQVRIFFSKSNQLAHGLKMGHRLKAVRVRLDAIAADRIKFHFTDRSVETRFVETREREHTHSYVHEEEVIGREDEKKDVIELLLNFDLKENVSIIPIVGIGGIGKTTLAQYVYGEEEVKRHFDLKMWVCVSEAFDVKTIVEKIIESATKRRPESLEMDSLQHRLRAEVEGKRYLLVLDDVWNENRDRWLSLKKLLVGGMRGSKILITTRSTIVAEITGTVSPYLLRGLSDNNSWSLFEKMAFKDGEGPRNPNLVEIGKEILQKCVQVPLAIRTIGSLLYFKNSEVDWLYFKNNELFKILQQAENDILPILKLSYDHLPYHLKQCFAFCSLFPKDHEIEVVMLIRLWIAHGFVHSSDKNKCLEDVGREHFMHLLWRSFFQDVKRNMYGAIIRCKMHDLNHDLAQLVAGEEYTTGHPEAENIDERTRYVAFDSLDSLWDIPAPLLKANKMRTFLLPCQSWHSSLWNTPVQETLEQDKPVYDTLISSFKCLRVLNLSHSDIQRVPNSIGKLKHLRYLDLSWNDGIKRLPTSITQLWHLQTLRLDFCRGLQELPEDTRNLISLRHLEVYECKSLTHMPSGLGKLTSLQTLSSYVLGKKKGSVTKQKGGLGDLDGLNNLRGRLRIKGLEHLRSSTVEVEAANLKKKQFLETLELEWELEASVDSDMAIVNDELLLENLQPHPNVSGLLIFGYAGMRLSSWVPLLPNLVQITLVNCKWCEHIPPLDHLPFLQSLRLDGLSSLEYISHDYSGYCYSSLERLDLRNLPNLRGWWRAGELVTAEYKQPHHLLLLPSFPCLRQFLISDCPKISTISVMMTTPAPRSKMAPSSSSSFSTLPKLTYLSIMRMEKLESLSGEWLRNLTSLENLSISMCPKLGISLSLLIQYLPAVEFMSISDCKELHVINNEDEDGVHWLRPKRLGCLIIENVPNLVSLPRGLKHATTLYQLDITNCPNLMSLPEWIGNLKSLQTLRIIKCPNLISLPEGMCRLTSLCYLTIVECPHLEERCEYETGEDWPKISHVPYFWNQL; via the coding sequence ATGGCCGAAGCAGTTCTCTTCAACACTGCCGCGGGCATGGCGAAGAGCTTGGGCTCTCTAGCTCTGCAAGAGATTGCACTCCTCTGGGGTGCCAAAGATGAGCTTGTAAAGCTCAGGAACACGGTCTCCACCATCCAGTCTGTGCTCTTGGATGCGGAGGAGCAGCAGGCCAAGAACCATGCAGTTAAAGATTGGCTTGGAAAGCTCAAGGATGCCATGTACGATGCCGACGACCTGATCGATGACTTCTCCGTGGAAGTTCTACGTCGGGAAGTGATTACACGGGATAAGAAGGCAAAACAGGTACgcatcttcttttccaaatccaatCAGCTTGCGCATGGCCTTAAAATGGGTCATAGGCTCAAGGCAGTTAGGGTGAGACTAGATGCCATTGCAGCTGATAGGATCAAGTTTCACTTTACTGACCGATCTGTGGAGACGCGGTTTGTTGAGACTAGGGAGAGAGAACACACGCACTCTTATGTGCATGAGGAAGAAGTCATTGggagagaagatgaaaagaagGATGTTATAGAGCTTTTactgaattttgatttgaaagaGAATGTTTCCATCATTCCCATAGTTGGGATCGGTGGAATAGGGAAGACTACACTTGCTCAATATGTGTATGGTGAGGAGGAGGTTAAAAGACACTTTGATCTCAAAATGTGGGTGTGTGTCTCTGAAGCTTTTGATGTCAAAACTATTGTTGAAAAGATCATAGAATCTGCAACTAAAAGGAGACCTGAAAGCCTTGAGATGGATTCACTGCAACATCGGCTTCGAGCAGAAGTTGAAGGGAAGAgatatttacttgttttagatgatgtATGGAATGAGAATCGTGATAGATGGTTGAGCTTGAAAAAACTGCTAGTAGGGGGCATGAGGGGAAGCAAAATTTTGATTACTACACGTAGCACAATAGTTGCAGAGATTACCGGCACAGTATCACCATATCTTTTGAGAGGTCTATCTGATAATAATTCTTGGtctttatttgagaaaatggcATTCAAAGACGGGGAAGGGCCTAGGAATCCAAACCTAGTGGAAATTGGAAAGGAGATTTTACAAAAGTGTGTGCAAGTTCCTCTTGCTATAAGGACTATAGGAAgtctattatatttcaaaaattcagaaGTTGATTGGTTGTACTTTAAAAACAATGAActtttcaaaatacttcagCAAGCTGAGAATGATATTTTACCAATACTTAAGTTGAGTTATGATCATCTCCCGTACCACTTGAAGCAGTGTTTTGCCTTTTGTTCATTGTTTCCAAAAGATCATGAAATTGAAGTGGTGATGTTGATTAGGCTGTGGATAGCTCATGGCTTTGTTCACTCATCAGATAAAAACAAATGTCTTGAAGATGTCGGCCGCGAGcattttatgcatttactttggAGGTCGTTTTTCCAAGACGTAAAAAGAAATATGTATGGTGCTATCATAAGatgcaaaatgcatgaccttAATCATGATTTGGCACAGTTGGTAGCAGGGGAGGAGTACACAACTGGACATCCAGAGGCAGAAAATATAGATGAAAGGACTCGTTATGTGGCATTTGATTCTTTAGATTCATTATGGGATATTCCAGCTCCCTTGCTCAAAGCTAACAAAATGAGAACATTTCTTTTGCCATGTCAATCATGGCATTCTTCTCTATGGAATACGCCAGTTCAGGAGACACTTGAGCAGGATAAGCCAGTCTATGATAcacttatttcaagttttaaatgctTGCGTGTTCTGAATTTGAGTCACTCGGATATTCAAAGAGTGCCGAATTCCATTGGCAAGTTAAAGCATCTACGATATCTTGATCTTTCTTGGAATGATGGCATCAAACGACTCCCCACTTCTATAACTCAATTGTGGCATTTGCAAACACTAAGACTTGACTTTTGTAGAGGGCTTCAGGAATTGCCAGAAGACACTAGAAACCTGATCAGTCTTAGGCACCTGGAGGTTTATGAATGTAAGAGCTTGACTCATATGCCATCTGGATTGGGAAAGTTGACATCTCTTCAGACACTGTCTTCATACGTATTGGGGAAGAAAAAAGGTTCTGTTACCAAGCAAAAGGGTGGGCTAGGCGATTTGGATGGGTTAAATAACTTGAGAGGAAGATTACGTATCAAGGGTTTAGAGCACTTAAGATCTTCTACAGTAGAAGTTGAGGCTgcaaacttgaagaaaaaacaattcCTTGAAACCCTGGAATTAGAATGGGAACTAGAAGCTAGTGTTGATAGTGATATGGCAATTGTAAATGATGAATTGCTATTGGAAAACCTCCAACCACACCCAAATGTGAGCGGACTACTTATATTTGGGTATGCAGGTATGAGATTATCTAGCTGGGTACCCTTGCTCCCAAATTTGGTTCAAATTACTTTAGTGAACTGTAAATGGTGTGAACATATCCCACCATTGGATCATCTCCCTTTTCTCCAGTCTCTCCGTCTTGATGGGTTAAGTTCACTGGAATACATAAGCCATGACTATAGTGGCTATTGTTATTCTTCCCTAGAAAGACTCGACCTACGAAACCTACCTAATTTGAGGGGATGGTGGAGGGCGGGGGAATTAGTAACAGCAGAGTATAAGCAACCTCATCATCTTCTATTACTTCCATCATTTCCTTGCCTTCGTCAGTTTTTAATCTCTGATTGCCCTAAGATATCCACAATATCCGTCATGATGACCACACCAGCACCAAGGAGCAAAATGGCACCCTCTTCTTCGTCTTCCTTTTCCACTCTCCCAAAATTGACTTACCTTTCTATTATGAGAATGGAGAAACTAGAATCTCTGTCTGGAGAGTGGCTGCGAAACCTCACTTCTCTTGAGAATCTTTCTATTTCGATGTGTCCTAAACTAGGAATATCCTTGTCTCTACTCATTCAATATCTTCCTGCAGTTGAATTTATGTCCATTAGCGATTGCAAGGAACTTCATGTTATCAATAATGAGGATGAAGATGGTGTGCACTGGCTTAGACCCAAAAGACTTGGTTGTCTAATTATAGAAAATGTTCCAAACTTGGTGTCTCTCCCAAGGGGGCTTAAACATGCCACCACTCTGTACCAACTTGACATTACGAACTGCCCCAATTTGATGTCTTTACCAGAGTGGATAGGCAACCTCAAATCTCTCCAGACACTTCGAATTATCAAATGCCCCAATCTAATATCATTGCCTGAAGGGATGTGCCGTCTTACCTCTTTATGTTATTTGACAATTGTAGAGTGTCCGCACTTAGAGGAAAGATGTGAATATGAAACAGGTGAGGATTGGCCAAAGATTTCTCATGTTCCATACTTTTGGAATCAGCTATAG